The following are encoded together in the Chthonomonadales bacterium genome:
- a CDS encoding ferritin-like domain-containing protein: MGNHALIAAMNEQLSAEYQAIIQYIQYSAIVSGPQRPQLAAFFRGEIPDEQKHAQYLADKVSVLGATPTTTAKPVLVGSSPRELLENVLEGEKHAIAAYTKLIDLADEAGEVGIRIRMEDFVQDENTHRDETLKILEGPW; this comes from the coding sequence ATGGGCAACCACGCGCTCATCGCCGCGATGAACGAGCAGCTTTCCGCCGAATACCAGGCGATCATCCAGTACATCCAGTACTCGGCCATCGTCTCTGGGCCGCAGAGGCCGCAACTCGCGGCCTTCTTCCGCGGGGAGATCCCGGACGAGCAGAAGCACGCGCAGTACCTGGCGGACAAGGTATCGGTACTGGGCGCGACGCCGACGACTACGGCCAAGCCGGTGCTGGTCGGCTCATCGCCGCGCGAGCTGCTGGAAAACGTGCTGGAGGGGGAGAAGCACGCCATCGCCGCCTACACGAAGCTGATCGATCTGGCGGACGAGGCCGGGGAGGTGGGCATCCGCATCCGGATGGAGGATTTCGTTCAGGACGAGAACACGCACCGTGACGAGACCCTGAAGATCCTGGAGGGGCCCTGGTAG